The DNA window CAAAAATAATAGCAATTTTCTTGTAAAAATCAAAGGCTTATTTTAAACTATTTTAACTAATGGCTAAATAAAATGTTTTTTCTTTCCTTAAAGAGACTTGCAAGGCATAGATTGGCTATGATTTCTTTGGGAATCCTTGGCTTTCTTTACATTCTTGCCATATTTGCCAATCTTTTTGCCCCATATCATTACGATTATGAAAAGAGAAATAAGGCATATCACCCTCCTGTTAAAATTCATTTTATTAGGAATGGAAGGTTGGCATTCCCCTTTGTCTATGAATATAAGGTGGAATGGAGGGATTACAAAAGGGTATGGTTTGAAGATAAAACAAAACCCTATCCCATTAAATTATTCTTTAAGGGAAGGCTGTTTGGAATAGAAAACCCTGCGATGCTTTATCTATTAGGCTCTGATTGGAATGGAAGGGATATACTATCAAGGCTTATCTATGGAGCAAGAATCTCCCTATCTATTGGCATAATTGGCGTTCTTATCTCCTTCTCATTAGGCCTTCTTATCGGAGGCATATCAGGCTACTTTGGAGGATGGATAGATACAGCAATTATGAGATTTGTTGAGCTTATTATGAGCTTTCCTGCATTTTATCTATTGCTTA is part of the bacterium genome and encodes:
- a CDS encoding ABC transporter permease; amino-acid sequence: MFFLSLKRLARHRLAMISLGILGFLYILAIFANLFAPYHYDYEKRNKAYHPPVKIHFIRNGRLAFPFVYEYKVEWRDYKRVWFEDKTKPYPIKLFFKGRLFGIENPAMLYLLGSDWNGRDILSRLIYGARISLSIGIIGVLISFSLGLLIGGISGYFGGWIDTAIMRFVELIMSFPAFYLLLSLRAIFPLDLPSCYVYIMIVIILSFIEWGGIARVIRGMVLSIREKEFILAEKAIGASSLRIIISHILPNTLSYAIVAACLSIPSYILSESALSMIGLGINEPFPSWGNMLSRAMDYSVLSSCFWILSPGFLIFICVLSFNLLSDGLRDAFDPRAVF